One stretch of Novosphingobium pentaromativorans US6-1 DNA includes these proteins:
- a CDS encoding TolC family protein, translated as MLYGRTIAAGIAVLLSGTASVALAQSAGPVSLRDAIVVAVNSNPEVAQAQYNTEAIQFERKQAQGLYAPRVDVEASAGWRHLENRTRRSLGIAGQELYPLSAEVRAEWVALDFGRRRGELLRQAARVDGASLRVVERSEYIALQVARQYLDILLQQRIVAASEDNVAFHRSLVNDLTTGVEQGSISIADQQQSEERLQAALVRQSEAEQDLTEAKIKLRRLTGLDIDNVTMPPELAEGLPGTLSEAVGLARTENPLVKEAAADVDAAGALADSVRGDGFPKIGVDLNGRAGEDIDGFRGSTKDVQARVFLRWNVFDGGINRANYQEMVRRASEARYRLYQVTREAEEDVQTAWTTLQTQGRIGEQLGNQSRVSDDLLLSYRSQFNVGRRSLLDVLDAQNTRYNVQVRLETARFSEMFARYQVLAATNRFLTTINVPAGAGAGMNERDRFHYGPPNPAETQYRTYP; from the coding sequence ATGTTGTACGGTAGAACCATCGCGGCGGGGATTGCGGTCCTTTTGTCCGGAACGGCTTCGGTGGCGCTGGCGCAGTCGGCCGGCCCGGTGAGCCTGCGCGATGCCATAGTCGTGGCGGTCAATTCGAACCCCGAAGTGGCGCAGGCCCAGTATAATACCGAGGCCATCCAGTTCGAGCGCAAGCAGGCGCAGGGTCTTTATGCCCCGCGCGTCGATGTCGAGGCATCGGCAGGCTGGCGCCACCTTGAGAACAGGACCCGCCGTTCGCTCGGCATTGCCGGGCAGGAACTCTATCCGCTGAGCGCCGAAGTGCGTGCGGAATGGGTTGCCCTCGACTTCGGTCGCCGTCGTGGAGAACTGCTGCGCCAGGCAGCGCGCGTCGACGGTGCCTCGCTTCGGGTGGTCGAACGTTCTGAATACATCGCCCTTCAGGTCGCGCGTCAGTACCTCGATATCCTCCTCCAGCAGCGCATCGTTGCCGCGAGCGAGGATAACGTGGCGTTTCACCGTTCGCTGGTGAACGATCTGACGACTGGAGTGGAACAGGGATCGATCTCGATCGCCGACCAGCAGCAATCGGAAGAACGACTGCAGGCCGCGCTCGTCCGCCAGTCGGAAGCCGAGCAGGACCTGACGGAAGCGAAGATCAAGCTGCGTCGGCTGACCGGTCTCGACATCGACAATGTCACGATGCCGCCTGAACTGGCGGAAGGCTTGCCGGGCACCCTCAGCGAGGCGGTCGGGCTGGCCCGAACGGAAAATCCGCTGGTCAAGGAAGCGGCGGCGGACGTCGATGCTGCAGGGGCACTGGCCGACAGCGTGCGCGGCGACGGTTTCCCCAAGATCGGCGTGGACCTGAACGGCCGCGCCGGTGAGGACATCGACGGTTTCCGCGGTTCCACCAAGGACGTGCAGGCCCGTGTTTTCCTGCGCTGGAACGTGTTCGACGGCGGCATCAACCGCGCCAACTACCAGGAGATGGTGCGCCGCGCGAGCGAAGCGCGCTATCGGCTCTACCAGGTGACCCGCGAAGCCGAAGAGGACGTCCAGACCGCCTGGACCACCCTGCAGACGCAAGGGCGCATCGGTGAACAGCTGGGCAACCAGAGCCGCGTGTCGGACGACCTGCTGCTTTCCTACCGCAGCCAGTTCAACGTCGGGCGTCGTTCGCTGCTCGACGTGCTCGATGCGCAGAACACGCGCTACAACGTGCAGGTCCGGCTCGAAACCGCGCGCTTCTCGGAAATGTTCGCCCGTTATCAGGTGCTGGCCGCGACCAATCGCTTCCTCACCACGATCAACGTGCCGGCAGGTGCCGGGGCCGGTATGAACGAGCGGGACCGCTTCCACTACGGTCCGCCCAATCCGGCCGAGACACAGTACCGCACCTATCCCTGA
- a CDS encoding type I secretion system permease/ATPase codes for MFEATEVKRGEEDFLVACIARMAEKAGVSCAPVMFSSLARNAQGYLPRHQAEAALELLGLNCDASRRTRLPTKPEFYPAIVSFEEGQVAVIHEVKDADARVWRPETRSESWEPVAALAERYDGWMATVFGDSSSAREAGAPWQERAKSHWFWSELYKLRDQFWPVMVASVIVNVLALSYPLFSMNVYDRVIPNRAQATLWVLAAGVLIAFAMDFMIRRARTRVLDQIGRDLDLKLSQKIYSKVLSSPLAGRKGHTGNLVARVSEFSLVRDFYASTTIVLVADMAFLVLFLAVIAYIAGWLAMVPLIGAACMAIFGLRLQRKVSSAALDAQVDNGLQQTLLVESISGIETLKSLSGEGVMLGRWRQLAEAGAHSQRRLRDVSSAAISLASTFQQVTSISLVIGGYYLFDAGKITMGSIIAIVMLSTRSLSPAAQLAFLLTRSQQARKVLDSLQQVWLEEDERTMGSTSLTPEVRSANVRTEDLEFTYPQASIPSLAGINLTIKEGDRIAIIGKVASGKSTLGRVICGLYQPTAGSMLIDGIDSRQYRPQDLRNAYRFVGQDAVLFSGSIKDNLAIGAGIVHDEDLLRALRQVGADEFLSRDASGFDRPVGESGVQLSGGQRAFLSLARAMVKPSRLLFLDEPTGAMDSQTEQLFVERLSQSLSPSQTLVVATHRPALFSICNRLIVLDRGRIVADGPRDEIIASAGMGARS; via the coding sequence ATGTTCGAAGCAACGGAAGTGAAGCGCGGCGAGGAAGACTTTCTCGTCGCGTGCATTGCCCGCATGGCGGAAAAGGCCGGCGTCTCTTGCGCGCCGGTCATGTTCTCCTCGTTGGCGCGCAATGCGCAAGGCTACCTGCCGCGTCACCAGGCCGAAGCGGCGTTGGAGCTGCTGGGCCTCAACTGCGACGCCTCGCGTCGCACCAGGCTGCCGACCAAGCCGGAGTTCTACCCGGCCATCGTTTCGTTCGAAGAGGGCCAGGTGGCCGTCATTCACGAGGTGAAGGACGCGGATGCTCGGGTCTGGCGTCCGGAAACCCGCAGTGAAAGCTGGGAGCCGGTAGCGGCACTTGCCGAACGCTACGATGGCTGGATGGCCACCGTCTTCGGCGATTCCTCGAGCGCGAGGGAGGCTGGGGCGCCTTGGCAGGAGCGGGCCAAGAGCCACTGGTTCTGGAGCGAGCTGTACAAGCTGCGCGACCAGTTCTGGCCGGTGATGGTGGCCTCCGTCATCGTCAACGTGCTGGCGCTGTCCTACCCGCTGTTCTCGATGAACGTGTACGACCGTGTCATCCCCAACCGCGCGCAGGCCACCTTGTGGGTGCTGGCGGCAGGCGTACTGATTGCCTTTGCCATGGATTTCATGATCCGGCGTGCGCGGACCCGCGTGCTGGACCAGATCGGGCGCGATCTCGACCTGAAGCTGTCGCAGAAGATCTATTCCAAGGTGCTGAGCTCCCCGCTCGCCGGGCGCAAGGGCCACACCGGCAACCTCGTGGCGCGCGTCTCCGAATTCTCACTGGTGCGCGATTTCTACGCCTCGACGACCATTGTCCTTGTCGCAGACATGGCCTTCCTCGTCCTGTTCCTGGCGGTGATCGCCTATATCGCGGGCTGGCTGGCGATGGTGCCGCTGATCGGGGCGGCGTGCATGGCGATCTTCGGCCTGCGCCTGCAGCGCAAGGTCAGCAGCGCCGCGCTCGATGCGCAAGTCGACAACGGGCTACAGCAGACGCTCCTGGTGGAATCGATCTCGGGCATCGAAACGCTCAAGAGCCTGTCGGGCGAAGGCGTGATGCTCGGCCGCTGGCGTCAGCTTGCCGAAGCCGGTGCCCATTCGCAGCGCCGTCTGCGCGACGTCAGTTCCGCGGCGATCTCGCTGGCTTCCACCTTCCAGCAGGTTACCAGCATCAGCCTTGTCATCGGCGGATACTACCTGTTCGACGCGGGCAAGATCACGATGGGCTCGATCATCGCCATCGTCATGCTTTCGACCCGTTCGCTTTCTCCTGCCGCGCAGTTGGCCTTTCTGCTCACCCGCAGCCAGCAGGCGCGCAAGGTGCTGGATTCGCTGCAGCAGGTCTGGCTCGAAGAGGATGAGCGCACGATGGGCAGCACTTCGCTGACCCCCGAAGTGCGCAGTGCCAATGTCCGCACCGAGGATCTCGAATTCACATATCCGCAGGCCTCGATCCCCTCGCTCGCCGGGATCAACCTGACGATCAAAGAGGGCGACCGCATCGCCATCATCGGCAAGGTCGCCTCGGGCAAGTCGACACTGGGCCGGGTGATCTGCGGTCTCTACCAGCCCACCGCCGGCTCCATGCTGATCGACGGGATCGACAGCCGCCAATACCGGCCGCAGGACTTGCGCAACGCCTATCGCTTCGTGGGGCAGGATGCCGTGCTGTTCAGCGGCTCGATCAAGGACAACCTCGCGATCGGGGCCGGTATCGTGCATGACGAGGACCTTCTTCGCGCCTTGCGGCAGGTGGGGGCGGACGAGTTTCTCTCGCGAGATGCCAGCGGTTTCGATCGTCCGGTCGGCGAATCCGGCGTCCAGCTTTCCGGCGGGCAACGGGCGTTCCTGTCGCTTGCCCGGGCCATGGTGAAGCCCTCGCGACTGCTGTTCCTCGATGAGCCGACCGGCGCCATGGATAGCCAGACCGAGCAACTTTTCGTCGAGCGCCTGTCCCAATCCCTGTCACCTTCGCAGACACTTGTTGTCGCGACCCACAGACCGGCACTTTTCTCGATCTGCAACCGCCTGATCGTGCTGGACAGGGGGCGGATCGTCGCTGACGGTCCGCGCGACGAGATCATTGCGTCGGCAGGCATGGGAGCCAGATCGTGA